From the Candidatus Auribacterota bacterium genome, one window contains:
- a CDS encoding radical SAM protein — protein sequence MGNNNRQLLAGIASGSMAYCGPEQLHIDLTNACTLRCLCCWHRSPLLPKEGVLPHWAPGFSLPYEKVLQIIDDAAALRVKRIIYSGGGDPLCYPRLWDVLEATTSKGIEVILVSNFTSAEEVTLQRIISAGVARLVVSLWAADEATYNLLHPGVPAGTFKRILSLLSTLNKLRTAGTRPDLVIMNVICKMNVDNVETMVRLALDLGASEIWFQPIDVESEHLKMLLMNQQQIDGLIATLDKCKRVYQPLIKRGQENLLEFGEFIEKLRNSKASDGIFHSDVINNIPCYMGWAECRILANGDVIPCCKADRCPLGNILQSSFREIWLSEQYAEFRRKAKTLPKSDRYFLKINCAKICDDWWLNKQIHVRYQRMVLQHPGSAIS from the coding sequence ATGGGGAATAATAACAGACAACTTCTGGCCGGGATTGCCAGCGGATCAATGGCATACTGTGGGCCGGAACAGTTGCACATCGATCTGACAAATGCCTGCACTCTTCGTTGCCTCTGCTGCTGGCACCGCTCGCCCTTATTGCCCAAAGAAGGGGTGCTCCCTCACTGGGCCCCCGGCTTCAGCCTCCCCTATGAGAAGGTGCTACAGATTATTGATGATGCGGCCGCACTGCGTGTAAAAAGAATTATTTACAGCGGTGGCGGCGATCCACTTTGTTATCCGCGGCTGTGGGATGTACTGGAGGCAACAACATCAAAGGGCATAGAGGTCATACTTGTGAGCAATTTCACGAGCGCAGAGGAAGTAACGCTTCAGCGCATTATATCTGCGGGGGTTGCCCGCCTCGTGGTCAGCCTGTGGGCCGCGGATGAGGCAACATACAACCTTCTACATCCCGGCGTGCCGGCTGGCACATTTAAGCGAATACTCTCTCTGCTGAGCACCCTCAATAAACTCAGGACGGCAGGCACGCGACCAGATCTTGTTATTATGAATGTCATATGCAAAATGAATGTCGACAATGTTGAAACTATGGTGCGACTCGCACTGGATCTGGGCGCGAGTGAGATATGGTTCCAGCCCATCGATGTCGAGAGCGAGCATCTCAAGATGCTCCTCATGAATCAGCAGCAGATTGACGGCCTCATTGCCACGCTCGATAAATGCAAGCGGGTATATCAACCTCTTATAAAGAGGGGGCAGGAGAACCTGCTGGAATTTGGAGAATTTATTGAGAAGCTGAGAAACAGCAAGGCATCCGATGGCATTTTTCACTCGGATGTCATTAATAACATCCCCTGCTATATGGGTTGGGCCGAATGCCGTATCCTCGCAAACGGAGACGTCATCCCCTGTTGCAAAGCGGACAGATGTCCATTAGGGAATATCCTGCAATCAAGTTTTAGAGAGATCTGGTTATCAGAGCAGTATGCCGAATTTCGCAGGAAGGCAAAGACGCTCCCGAAAAGCGATAGATATTTTCTTAAAATTAATTGTGCGAAAATATGCGATGATTGGTGGCTGAATAAACAGATCCATGTGCGGTATCAAAGAATGGTATTGCAACATCCCGGGAGTGCCATATCGTGA
- a CDS encoding radical SAM protein has translation MDSKQTPLGLLYLGAGLKAKGHDVSLLDLRLLTSFSEYRRRVAELNPDIVGIGILTPNRDYSFRCAEIAKEMGRVVIGGGVYATEGAENMVQNGHFDYVIVGEGDISLPKLIVQIQNGKPPQERIIDGERVKNLDDLAFPDLDLYDMEFISTRPWWRGFRPPAVGMICSRGCPAKCTFCWPLSTKMFGSKIRYRSLDNIMAEIINYKKRYDIKTIHFYDDTFPANQKLLVEFCEKMQKGNMDIDWTINSRSDTFSEEIARALSSGGCRMVSFGFESGSQKMLDFLQKGISVEQSFRAAALCKKYKIPFLANILVGIPGETESDYEATYRMIKRMKPDLLYYNTLMPTQGTAIHDYCKEHGLLKEIRSFDDYSVSPHHGLIKGVDYNLVRKWWEIMYKGKTGYYLAPYLERFDRIKNALVRQLGYSPNYNRFHI, from the coding sequence ATGGATTCGAAACAAACACCGCTTGGACTACTATACCTGGGGGCGGGTTTGAAAGCGAAGGGGCACGATGTAAGTCTTCTGGATCTCCGTTTACTCACGAGCTTTAGCGAATATCGCAGAAGAGTCGCGGAACTCAATCCGGATATCGTCGGTATCGGCATATTGACTCCCAACCGCGACTACTCTTTTAGATGTGCCGAGATAGCCAAAGAGATGGGAAGGGTGGTTATCGGCGGTGGCGTGTACGCAACTGAGGGTGCCGAGAATATGGTGCAAAATGGGCATTTCGACTATGTGATAGTCGGAGAGGGCGATATCAGCCTGCCCAAGCTCATTGTGCAGATTCAAAATGGGAAGCCACCTCAGGAGAGAATTATTGACGGGGAGAGAGTTAAAAACCTTGACGATCTTGCTTTCCCTGACCTGGATCTTTATGATATGGAATTCATATCAACGCGGCCGTGGTGGCGCGGATTTCGCCCGCCTGCGGTTGGGATGATTTGCAGCAGGGGTTGCCCGGCCAAATGCACTTTCTGCTGGCCCCTTTCGACAAAGATGTTCGGGAGCAAAATTCGCTATCGTTCACTGGACAACATCATGGCAGAGATAATCAACTATAAGAAGCGATACGATATAAAGACGATTCATTTCTATGATGATACCTTTCCTGCGAATCAGAAGCTCCTAGTGGAATTCTGCGAGAAAATGCAAAAGGGGAATATGGATATTGATTGGACGATTAATTCACGGTCCGATACCTTTTCAGAAGAGATTGCCCGCGCCCTTTCCTCTGGGGGGTGCCGGATGGTCTCTTTTGGCTTTGAGAGCGGCTCGCAGAAGATGCTCGATTTCTTACAAAAGGGAATTTCCGTCGAGCAATCGTTCAGGGCCGCCGCATTGTGCAAGAAGTATAAGATCCCGTTTCTTGCCAACATCCTTGTGGGAATCCCCGGCGAAACAGAGAGCGATTATGAGGCGACATACCGGATGATCAAGAGGATGAAACCGGACCTGTTGTATTACAACACCCTGATGCCCACGCAGGGAACGGCAATCCACGATTATTGTAAAGAGCACGGACTTCTGAAAGAGATCAGGTCATTTGATGATTACAGTGTTTCCCCGCATCACGGTTTGATCAAGGGGGTAGATTATAATCTAGTGCGAAAGTGGTGGGAGATCATGTACAAGGGGAAAACAGGGTACTACCTTGCTCCATACCTGGAGCGCTTTGATCGAATAAAAAATGCTTTAGTGCGTCAATTGGGATATAGTCCGAATTATAATCGGTTTCATATATGA
- a CDS encoding NHL repeat-containing protein: MLNKIEKNGVIIPADKKKRQKEVRGDIVYVADTANKRVQKFDIAGKFRGQFTVIGWEEYYTEPFIALDGEGRIWVTDGYNNRIEIFDSSGMLFGLWSGKGFKPGDSNIPKGIFIGDGTVYISDTYNNRIQVFSEKIIYRK; the protein is encoded by the coding sequence TTGCTGAATAAGATTGAAAAGAACGGGGTCATCATCCCCGCGGACAAGAAAAAGAGGCAGAAAGAGGTGAGGGGAGATATCGTGTATGTCGCCGACACCGCCAACAAACGCGTGCAGAAATTTGACATCGCCGGCAAGTTCCGCGGCCAGTTCACCGTCATCGGCTGGGAGGAGTACTATACCGAGCCGTTTATCGCGCTCGACGGTGAGGGGCGGATCTGGGTCACGGACGGCTACAATAACCGCATAGAGATTTTCGATTCATCGGGCATGCTCTTCGGCCTCTGGTCCGGGAAAGGCTTCAAGCCCGGAGATTCCAACATCCCCAAGGGCATTTTTATCGGGGACGGCACAGTCTACATCAGCGACACCTATAACAACCGCATCCAGGTTTTTTCAGAGAAGATCATTTACCGGAAGTAG